Part of the Crossiella cryophila genome, CACCCGGGACGTGCCGATCACCATCGTGGCCAAGGACCCCACCGTGTTCGAGCGCACCGCGGGCTGGGGCTGGACCGAGGGCCTCAAACCCGCGCCCGGCGCGCCGGTGTGGCCGATGGACGCCTTCCGGGATCGCTTCCTCACCGCCTTCGGCCCCGCCGCCGACGTCCGCCGCTGACGGTGGCGGCCCCGCGCCGCTGCGGTTACCGTCCCTGGCGATCACGTCCGTGCTGGGGAAGGACACGACATGGCCTCCGTGCTGCGCAACGTCAACTTCGACTGTGCCGACCTGTTCGGCCTGGCCGGATTCTGGAGCCAGGTCACCGGGAATCCGGTGCGGTCGGAGGACGGGCCGGACGAGACAGAGGTCTGGGTGTCCATGCCGGAGGGTCCGGACCTGTATTTTCAGCTGGTCGCCGAGCCCAAGACGATCAAGAACCGGGTGCACGTGTGCCTGGAGCCGCTGATCCCGCGAGACGAGGAAGTCGAGCGGCTGCTGGGCATCGGCGCGAGGATGGTCACCGATATGCGGGAACCCGACGGCACCGGCTGGGCAGTGCTGGCCGATCCGGAGGGCAACGAGTTCTGCGTACTGCGCAGTGCGGCCGAACGCGCGATCACCGCGTAGCGGCACGAAGGAGAGGAAAAGCATGTCCCAGGCGATTTCCGGCGGTCACCTCACCCTGGCCGAGGACCTGACGCTGAGCCGGGTCGGCTACGGCGCGATGCAGCTGGCCGGTCCGGGCGTGTGGGGGCCGCCGACCGACCCGGCCGAGGCCGTCGCGGTGCTGCGCGAGGCCGTCCGGCTGGGCGTCACGCACCTGGACACCAGCGACTTCTACGGCCCGCACACGGTCAACCAGGTCATCCGCGAGGCACTGCACCCGTACCCGGCGACGCTGCGGATCGTGACCAAGGTCGGCGCCCGGCGCGGCGCGGACAAGTCCTGGATCATGAACCGGGAACCGGCCGACCTCATCGCCCAGGTGCACGACAACCTGCGCAACCTGGGCGTGGACGTCCTCGACGTGGTCAACCTGCGGGTGGGCGCCTCGGCAGGCCCGGTGCCCGGCTCGATCGCCGAACCCTTCGCCGCGGTCGCGCGACTCCAGGAGAAGGGCCTGATCCGGCACCTGGGCGTCAGCAGCGTGACCCCGGAGCAGCTCGAGGAGGCGCGGGAGATCGCGCCGGTGGTGTGCGTGCAGAACCAGTACAACATCGCGCACCGGGTGGACGACGCGCTGGTCGACCGGTGCGCCGAACTCGGTATCGCCTACGTGCCGTTCTTCCCGCTCGGCGGCTTCTCCCCGCTGCAGTCCCAGGTGCTCGACGAGGTGGCCACCCGGGTGGGCGCGACCGCCCGGCAGGTGGCCCTTGCCTGGCTGCTGCGCCGCTCGCCCGCGATCCTGCTGATCCCCGGCACCTCCTCGGTGGCGCACCTGCGGGAGAACCTGGCCGCGGGGGAGATCGAGCTGTCCGAGGCCGACTACGCCGAGCTGTCCGCGATCGGCTGAGCGCGGCTGATCCGCTGGATCTCC contains:
- a CDS encoding VOC family protein; this encodes MASVLRNVNFDCADLFGLAGFWSQVTGNPVRSEDGPDETEVWVSMPEGPDLYFQLVAEPKTIKNRVHVCLEPLIPRDEEVERLLGIGARMVTDMREPDGTGWAVLADPEGNEFCVLRSAAERAITA
- a CDS encoding oxidoreductase, whose amino-acid sequence is MSQAISGGHLTLAEDLTLSRVGYGAMQLAGPGVWGPPTDPAEAVAVLREAVRLGVTHLDTSDFYGPHTVNQVIREALHPYPATLRIVTKVGARRGADKSWIMNREPADLIAQVHDNLRNLGVDVLDVVNLRVGASAGPVPGSIAEPFAAVARLQEKGLIRHLGVSSVTPEQLEEAREIAPVVCVQNQYNIAHRVDDALVDRCAELGIAYVPFFPLGGFSPLQSQVLDEVATRVGATARQVALAWLLRRSPAILLIPGTSSVAHLRENLAAGEIELSEADYAELSAIG